The DNA sequence CGCACATAATTTTTATGCACACGTTCAATGGACTCCACATACACAAACTCATCACCTGAGTGCCAGTTTCCACCTGCAGGGCCATAAACTATGGTAGGCCATTGCTCTCCAAACAGATTGAAATCCCCTACCGACTGACCATAAATTATTTCAGAACCCACCAAATCAACAAATTCCTTCACGATTCCAGTTTCTTCTGTGATGTATGGCTTTAGAAACGGCACTTTTCGCTTCACGAAGCCAACTTCCACATTAGATCTGAGCTTGAGATTCTGGATTTTGCGTTCAACCTGGGCCTTTATTCCTTCCTGACTTTCTCCGAGGACATAATGTCTGTCTATGAGAAGCTGGCATTTCTCTGGCACACTCAGGGAGTTGCTTCCACCAGAAATCTTGAGCGGGCAAAAAGAACCAGAACCGAGTTTTTCATGCGTACCCACATCTAACCTCTCAAAAATCTCCACAATTTTGGCAGCATCTGAAATTGCGTTAATGCCAAGCTGTGGCCTTGCGCCATGTGCAGATTTTCCATGCACACTGATTTCAAGCACCACTCTGCCCCTCGCTCCAAGCATCACTTTCTCGTTTGTTGGCTCAGAAATCAGAACAATTTCTGGCTTGCACCCGCTTTCCTTCAGATGCTCTATCAGGCGATAGGCACCCAGAGATTCGCCTTCCTCGTCTGCACAGGC is a window from the Thermoplasmata archaeon genome containing:
- a CDS encoding M20/M25/M40 family metallo-hydrolase, which encodes MRRKGKESLKELSLIKMLPAVELIKNLVKFPSVLGSEEKIASFIYEKLKPFASKIYFQDIGDGRKNVIAFGRKEKGKPVLLNAHMDTVEVMQNWSQEPFGAVEREGKLYGLGACDMKAGLGIFMALFAEFSEKLPIIFTACADEEGESLGAYRLIEHLKESGCKPEIVLISEPTNEKVMLGARGRVVLEISVHGKSAHGARPQLGINAISDAAKIVEIFERLDVGTHEKLGSGSFCPLKISGGSNSLSVPEKCQLLIDRHYVLGESQEGIKAQVERKIQNLKLRSNVEVGFVKRKVPFLKPYITEETGIVKEFVDLVGSEIIYGQSVGDFNLFGEQWPTIVYGPAGGNWHSGDEFVYVESIERVHKNYVRFLEKYL